Proteins co-encoded in one Halorussus lipolyticus genomic window:
- a CDS encoding asparagine synthase C-terminal domain-containing protein translates to MTSDSSLSSAELRGASADAVERAISAGDSLSGTAGFAGRLGDGRLVRDVLGRQPIFVEGGDGAEENENHSKANVLNAESNVTCSESGEPRRWGFAPEDLADPRPLPAGHVLAPGETVPEDLLSLPDPPTVSDGREAVVAVRDAIAETLASISPGTADGAGDLAVAFSGGVDSAVVASAFDAPLYVVGFPESHDVASARRSARLMGREDDLEVVELSPSDLERAVPRVAQATGRTNAMDVQISLPLFLAAERAAADGFDRLAVGQGADELFGGYAKVARAPEDPRVEAETVRGAVREVMGTLPDQLERDVLALRGAGVEPVAPLLDDRVVRAALRLPGDLLVDSRGERKKALRLAGREFVPDPVAFREKKAVQYGSLVARELDRLARQDGFKRRMDDHVSKYVASRVE, encoded by the coding sequence ATGACCTCGGACTCGTCTCTCTCGTCCGCCGAACTACGAGGTGCGTCCGCCGATGCGGTTGAACGGGCGATTTCTGCGGGCGACTCGCTCTCGGGAACGGCGGGGTTCGCCGGGCGACTGGGCGACGGCCGCCTCGTCAGGGACGTGCTGGGCCGCCAGCCGATTTTCGTGGAGGGCGGCGACGGGGCGGAGGAAAACGAGAACCATTCCAAAGCAAACGTTTTGAATGCTGAAAGCAATGTAACGTGTTCCGAAAGCGGCGAACCGAGGAGATGGGGGTTCGCTCCGGAGGACCTCGCGGACCCGAGACCACTCCCGGCGGGGCACGTCCTCGCGCCCGGTGAGACCGTTCCCGAGGACCTCCTCTCGCTCCCCGACCCGCCGACAGTCTCCGACGGGCGCGAGGCAGTCGTCGCGGTCCGGGACGCCATCGCCGAGACGCTGGCCTCGATTTCGCCGGGGACGGCGGATGGAGCGGGCGATTTGGCGGTCGCGTTCTCCGGGGGCGTCGATTCGGCGGTGGTCGCCAGCGCCTTCGACGCGCCGCTGTACGTGGTCGGGTTCCCCGAGAGCCACGACGTTGCTTCGGCACGGCGGTCTGCCCGGTTGATGGGCAGAGAGGACGATTTGGAGGTCGTGGAACTCTCGCCATCGGACCTCGAACGCGCCGTGCCGAGAGTCGCGCAAGCCACCGGCCGGACCAACGCGATGGACGTCCAGATTTCGCTCCCGCTGTTTCTGGCGGCGGAGCGCGCCGCGGCCGATGGCTTCGACCGGCTCGCGGTCGGGCAGGGCGCGGACGAACTCTTTGGCGGCTACGCCAAGGTCGCTCGCGCGCCGGAGGACCCCCGCGTCGAGGCCGAGACGGTCCGCGGCGCGGTCCGCGAGGTGATGGGGACGCTCCCGGACCAACTCGAGCGCGACGTGCTGGCGCTCCGAGGAGCAGGCGTCGAACCGGTCGCGCCCCTGCTGGACGACCGGGTGGTCCGGGCGGCCCTCCGACTGCCGGGCGACCTGCTGGTCGATTCCCGCGGCGAGCGCAAGAAAGCCCTCCGACTCGCGGGCCGGGAGTTCGTCCCGGACCCGGTGGCCTTCCGAGAGAAGAAGGCGGTCCAGTACGGGAGTCTGGTCGCCCGCGAGTTGGACCGTCTCGCCCGTCAAGACGGGTTCAAGCGCCGGATGGACGACCACGTGTCGAAGTACGTCGCCTCGCGGGTCGAGTGA
- a CDS encoding EthD family reductase produces MTCKMVILAVRDDETTHDECIEYMYDEHAPLVNDLPGLEKYSSSVPMDPEKAGYDYVAQLWFDGPGAMNEAFESEAGQEVQQDATTFLDMEATKMIPAADEKTHFEAE; encoded by the coding sequence ATGACCTGCAAGATGGTAATCCTCGCGGTCCGGGACGACGAGACCACCCACGACGAGTGCATCGAGTACATGTACGACGAACACGCACCGCTCGTGAACGACCTGCCGGGGTTGGAGAAGTATAGCTCCTCGGTCCCGATGGACCCCGAGAAGGCGGGCTACGACTACGTGGCCCAACTCTGGTTCGACGGTCCCGGCGCGATGAACGAGGCCTTCGAGTCCGAGGCCGGCCAAGAGGTCCAGCAGGACGCGACGACCTTCCTCGACATGGAGGCGACGAAGATGATTCCCGCCGCGGACGAGAAGACGCATTTCGAGGCCGAATAA
- a CDS encoding glycoside hydrolase family 13 protein: MGQGDAQSPGDVEENREWWKEAVVYQIYPRSFFDSDGDGVGDIRGVEAKLDYLDALGVDVVWLNPVYDSPNADNGYDIRDYRAIMSEFGTMDDFDRLLDGLHERDIKLIMDLVVNHTSDEHDWFRQSRESKDSDLRDFYIWRDGRGDGPGGKGKPPNNWESAFGGSAWTYDEQTEQYYLHLFDEKQPDLNWENPEVRQRIYDMMEWWLDKGIDGFRMDVIDLISKADGLPDGDPDSGWTGAEHFMTGPRAHEFISEMYEEVLAGRDVMTVGEMPGATVEEAQQYLGPDGDGLNMVFHFEHVTLDYGESGDRWTIGEWSLSEFKQVLTKWQNGLGDEGWNSVYLGNHDWPRPVSRFGDDGLYRIESAEMLATLLFTLRGTPYVYQGDEIGMTNFPFERESQVNDVSARNFVRRERETGRPMDEILDIVSYRSRDNARTPMQWSDAENAGFTEDDPWFPVNPNYEAVNVADARSRDQSVWHYYRDLIDYRRDSDVAIYGDYELLLPDDPEVFAYLRTLGDERLLTVLNFSEGTPTFSLPQSVEYGDAECVLHNYAVDDAEPRSFEMRPYEARVYELE; the protein is encoded by the coding sequence ATGGGGCAGGGAGACGCGCAGTCGCCCGGCGACGTCGAGGAGAACCGCGAGTGGTGGAAGGAGGCCGTCGTCTACCAGATTTACCCGCGGAGCTTCTTCGATTCGGACGGCGACGGCGTGGGCGACATCCGGGGCGTCGAGGCGAAACTCGACTACCTCGACGCACTCGGGGTAGATGTGGTGTGGCTGAATCCGGTCTACGACTCGCCGAACGCCGACAACGGCTACGACATCCGGGACTACCGGGCCATCATGTCGGAGTTTGGGACGATGGACGACTTCGACCGACTGCTCGACGGCCTCCACGAGAGGGACATCAAACTCATCATGGACCTCGTGGTCAATCACACCTCCGACGAACACGACTGGTTCCGCCAGTCCCGCGAGTCCAAAGACAGCGACCTGCGGGACTTTTACATCTGGCGCGACGGCCGAGGAGACGGTCCCGGCGGCAAGGGCAAGCCACCGAACAACTGGGAATCGGCCTTCGGCGGGTCGGCGTGGACCTACGACGAGCAGACCGAACAGTACTACCTCCACCTGTTCGACGAGAAGCAACCCGACCTGAACTGGGAGAACCCCGAGGTCCGTCAGCGAATCTACGACATGATGGAGTGGTGGCTGGACAAGGGCATCGACGGCTTTCGGATGGACGTCATCGACCTCATCTCGAAGGCCGACGGCCTGCCCGACGGCGACCCCGATTCGGGATGGACCGGCGCGGAACACTTCATGACCGGGCCGAGGGCCCACGAGTTCATCTCCGAGATGTACGAGGAGGTCCTCGCTGGACGCGACGTGATGACGGTCGGCGAGATGCCCGGTGCGACAGTCGAGGAGGCCCAGCAGTACCTCGGCCCGGACGGTGACGGCCTGAACATGGTGTTCCACTTCGAACACGTCACGCTCGACTACGGCGAGAGCGGCGACCGCTGGACCATCGGCGAGTGGTCGCTGTCCGAGTTCAAGCAGGTCCTCACGAAGTGGCAGAACGGACTGGGGGACGAGGGTTGGAACAGCGTCTACCTCGGGAACCACGACTGGCCCCGCCCCGTCTCGCGGTTCGGCGACGACGGCCTCTACCGCATCGAGTCGGCCGAGATGCTCGCCACCCTGCTGTTCACGCTCCGGGGGACGCCCTACGTCTATCAGGGCGACGAAATCGGGATGACGAACTTCCCCTTCGAGCGCGAGTCGCAGGTCAACGACGTGAGCGCCCGGAACTTCGTCCGACGCGAACGCGAGACGGGTCGCCCGATGGACGAGATTCTCGACATCGTGAGCTACCGAAGCAGGGACAACGCCCGGACGCCGATGCAGTGGTCCGACGCCGAGAACGCGGGCTTTACCGAGGACGACCCGTGGTTTCCGGTGAACCCGAACTACGAGGCGGTCAACGTCGCCGATGCGAGGAGCCGCGACCAATCGGTCTGGCACTACTACCGGGACCTCATCGACTACCGGCGCGACAGCGACGTGGCGATTTACGGCGACTACGAACTCCTGCTTCCCGACGACCCGGAGGTCTTCGCCTACCTCCGGACGCTCGGCGACGAGCGCCTGCTGACGGTGCTGAATTTCTCCGAGGGGACGCCGACGTTCTCGCTCCCCCAGAGCGTCGAGTACGGGGACGCCGAGTGCGTCCTGCACAACTACGCGGTGGACGACGCGGAACCCCGGTCGTTCGAGATGCGGCCCTACGAGGCGAGAGTGTACGAGTTGGAGTGA
- the hisF gene encoding imidazole glycerol phosphate synthase subunit HisF — MTLTKRVIPCIDVDVDDDGNPAVYTGVNFEDLEYTGDPVEMAREYNEAGADEFVFLDITASAEGRETMLGVVEDIADEVFIPLTVGGGIRTKDDIKETLRAGADKVSINSGAIANPDLIEEGADAFGSQCIVISVDARRRFDEEGEHYVQVDGESCWFECTVKGGREGTGLDVVEWAREAEERGAGELFVNSIDADGTKEGYDIPLTKAVCDNVSTPVIASSGCGGPEDMYEVFTEAGADAGLAASIFHFGEYTIRETKEYLDERGIPVRL; from the coding sequence ATGACTCTCACCAAGCGCGTCATCCCGTGCATCGACGTGGACGTGGACGACGACGGGAATCCGGCGGTCTACACCGGCGTCAACTTCGAGGACCTCGAATACACCGGCGACCCGGTGGAGATGGCCCGCGAGTACAACGAGGCCGGGGCCGACGAGTTCGTCTTCCTCGACATCACGGCGAGCGCCGAGGGCAGAGAGACCATGCTCGGCGTGGTTGAGGACATCGCCGACGAGGTGTTCATCCCCCTGACGGTCGGCGGCGGGATTCGAACGAAAGACGACATCAAGGAGACCCTGCGCGCGGGGGCCGACAAGGTGTCTATCAACTCCGGGGCCATCGCAAACCCGGACCTCATCGAGGAGGGCGCAGACGCCTTCGGTAGCCAGTGCATCGTCATCTCGGTGGACGCCCGCCGCAGGTTCGACGAGGAGGGCGAACACTACGTCCAAGTCGATGGCGAGTCCTGCTGGTTCGAGTGTACCGTCAAGGGCGGGCGCGAGGGCACCGGTCTCGACGTAGTGGAGTGGGCCAGAGAGGCCGAGGAGCGCGGCGCTGGCGAGCTGTTCGTCAACTCCATCGACGCCGACGGGACCAAGGAGGGCTACGACATTCCGCTGACGAAGGCGGTCTGCGACAACGTTTCGACCCCCGTCATCGCCTCGTCGGGGTGCGGCGGTCCGGAGGACATGTACGAAGTGTTCACCGAGGCGGGCGCTGACGCCGGCCTCGCGGCCTCTATCTTCCACTTCGGCGAGTACACGATTCGGGAGACCAAGGAGTATCTGGACGAGCGCGGCATCCCGGTTCGACTCTGA
- a CDS encoding DNA-directed RNA polymerase subunit L: MELRVIEKEADEISIEIAGEDHTFMNVLKGTLLEHEGVAAATYDVNPEQSGGQTEPILTIKTEGEDVDPLDTLEDAAGDIKDKTAAFRDAYESAA, encoded by the coding sequence ATGGAACTACGGGTTATCGAGAAGGAAGCCGACGAAATCTCCATCGAAATCGCCGGGGAGGACCACACCTTCATGAACGTGCTGAAGGGCACCCTCCTCGAACACGAGGGCGTCGCGGCCGCGACCTACGACGTGAACCCCGAGCAGTCCGGCGGCCAGACCGAGCCGATTCTGACTATCAAGACCGAAGGGGAAGACGTGGACCCCCTCGACACCCTCGAAGACGCCGCGGGCGACATCAAGGACAAGACCGCCGCTTTCCGAGACGCCTACGAGAGCGCGGCCTGA
- a CDS encoding PHP domain-containing protein: MLSVELHAHSSLSYDGRDPVELLLEQASAVGLDALAVTDHDEIEASLSAVEQAEEYGLVGIPGMEVSSAAGHVLGLGIRERVPAGLSFGETLDRIREQGGVAVVPHPFQKSRSGVMANITESELAEADAIEVYNSRLLTGRGNRKAKRFAERRGLPQTAGSDAHISEMVGQAVTRIDADERSSAAILDAILDGRTTVEGKRTPWHISFRQAAGGAKRRVKNRLGEFIE, encoded by the coding sequence GTGCTATCGGTCGAGCTTCACGCCCACTCGTCGCTGTCCTACGACGGCCGCGACCCGGTCGAACTTCTGTTGGAGCAGGCCTCTGCGGTCGGCCTCGACGCGCTGGCGGTCACCGACCACGACGAAATCGAGGCCAGTCTCTCCGCGGTCGAGCAGGCCGAGGAGTACGGTCTCGTCGGCATTCCGGGCATGGAGGTCAGTTCCGCGGCGGGCCACGTCCTCGGGTTGGGCATCCGCGAGCGAGTTCCCGCCGGTCTCTCGTTCGGCGAGACGCTCGACCGAATCCGCGAGCAGGGCGGGGTCGCGGTCGTTCCCCATCCCTTCCAGAAGTCCCGGAGCGGCGTGATGGCAAACATCACCGAGTCAGAACTCGCCGAGGCCGACGCCATCGAGGTCTACAACTCCCGACTCCTGACGGGTCGCGGAAATCGGAAGGCCAAGCGATTCGCCGAGCGCCGCGGCCTGCCCCAGACCGCCGGGAGCGACGCTCACATCAGCGAGATGGTCGGGCAGGCGGTCACGCGAATCGACGCCGACGAGCGGAGTTCGGCGGCGATTCTGGACGCCATTCTCGACGGTCGAACCACGGTCGAAGGCAAGCGCACCCCGTGGCACATCAGTTTCCGACAGGCCGCGGGCGGTGCCAAGCGCCGGGTGAAGAACCGACTCGGCGAGTTCATCGAATGA
- the purL gene encoding phosphoribosylformylglycinamidine synthase subunit PurL yields the protein MSLSEPDRELVVAELGREPTPAEAALFENLWSEHCAYRSSRPLLSAFDSEGEQVVVGPGDDAAVVEVPSDSQGDATYITMGIESHNHPSFVDPYDGAATGVGGIVRDTLSMGAYPIALADSLYFGDFDREHSRYLLEGVVEGISDYGNSIGVPTVAGSTAFHPDYEGNPLVNVSCVGLVDEDRLVTADVKEPGNKLVLVGNATGRDGLGGASFASEDLSEDAETEDRPAVQVGDPYTEKLLIEANEVLVDRDLVESARDLGAAGLGGASSEMIAKGGLGAEIELERVHQREPNMNALEILLAESQERMCYEVRPENVEAVEQVAEKYDLGCSVIGDVTEDNYVCTFEGETVVDVDAEFLGDGAPMNDLESEEPPQPERDLPDADLESAFEAVVGNPNTASKRWVYRQYDHEVQVRTATGPGDDSAVLALRDAEKGLAISAGADPRWTDAAPYDGARAVALENATNLAVKGATPLAAVDCLNGGNPEKPDVYGGFKGIVDGLADMCSALDAPVVGGNVSLYNDSPSGPIPPTPTLAMTGTKDGYDAPPASLSGEGTLLVVGEDGGGLLGGSEYLAQTGGSDRFPALPENPREVVAALAEVADFDSTAAVHDVSHGGLAVALAEMVTEEAGASVELDSPEALFAETPGRAVVETDDPEAVRDAFEGVAPVSELGEADDSGTLGLEVGDDTLAYDADEIAELRDVLARELD from the coding sequence ATGAGTCTCTCCGAGCCAGACCGCGAACTGGTCGTCGCCGAACTCGGCCGCGAACCGACCCCGGCGGAGGCGGCGCTGTTCGAGAACCTCTGGAGCGAACACTGCGCGTATCGGTCGTCCCGTCCTCTGCTGTCGGCCTTCGATTCGGAGGGCGAGCAGGTCGTCGTCGGACCGGGCGACGACGCCGCAGTCGTGGAAGTTCCATCCGACTCGCAGGGCGACGCCACCTACATCACGATGGGCATCGAGAGCCACAACCACCCGTCGTTCGTGGACCCCTACGACGGCGCGGCCACCGGCGTCGGCGGTATCGTCCGCGACACCCTCTCGATGGGTGCCTATCCCATCGCGCTGGCCGACTCGCTGTACTTCGGGGACTTCGACCGCGAACACTCCCGGTACCTGCTGGAAGGCGTCGTGGAAGGGATTTCGGACTACGGTAACTCCATCGGCGTACCGACCGTGGCCGGAAGCACGGCTTTCCACCCCGACTACGAGGGCAACCCGCTGGTGAACGTGAGTTGCGTCGGCTTGGTCGACGAGGACCGACTGGTCACGGCCGACGTGAAAGAACCCGGCAACAAACTCGTGCTGGTCGGCAACGCGACCGGTCGGGACGGACTGGGCGGCGCGAGTTTCGCCAGCGAGGACCTCTCGGAGGACGCCGAGACCGAAGACCGCCCCGCGGTGCAGGTCGGCGACCCCTACACCGAGAAGTTGCTCATCGAGGCCAACGAGGTCCTCGTGGACCGCGATTTGGTCGAGTCGGCGCGGGACCTCGGCGCGGCCGGACTCGGCGGTGCATCGAGCGAGATGATAGCCAAGGGCGGTCTGGGGGCCGAAATCGAACTGGAGCGGGTTCACCAGCGCGAACCCAACATGAATGCCCTCGAAATCCTGCTCGCCGAGTCCCAAGAGCGGATGTGCTACGAGGTCCGGCCCGAGAACGTCGAGGCGGTCGAACAGGTCGCCGAGAAGTACGATTTGGGGTGTTCGGTCATCGGCGACGTGACCGAGGACAACTACGTCTGCACCTTCGAGGGCGAGACGGTGGTAGACGTGGACGCCGAGTTCCTCGGCGACGGCGCGCCGATGAACGACCTCGAATCCGAGGAGCCACCCCAACCCGAGCGGGACCTACCCGACGCGGACCTCGAATCGGCCTTCGAGGCTGTCGTGGGCAACCCCAACACCGCGAGCAAGCGGTGGGTCTACCGCCAGTACGACCACGAGGTGCAGGTCCGGACCGCGACCGGACCGGGCGACGATTCGGCGGTGCTGGCGCTCCGCGACGCCGAGAAGGGACTGGCCATCTCGGCGGGTGCGGACCCGCGGTGGACCGACGCCGCGCCCTACGACGGCGCGCGAGCAGTCGCGCTGGAGAACGCCACGAACCTCGCTGTCAAGGGCGCGACACCGCTGGCCGCAGTGGACTGCCTCAACGGCGGCAACCCCGAGAAGCCCGACGTGTACGGCGGCTTCAAAGGCATCGTTGACGGACTGGCCGACATGTGTTCGGCGCTTGACGCGCCGGTCGTCGGCGGCAACGTCTCGCTCTACAACGACTCGCCCTCCGGCCCGATTCCGCCGACGCCGACGCTGGCGATGACCGGGACGAAGGACGGCTACGACGCGCCGCCGGCCTCGCTCTCTGGCGAGGGCACCCTGCTCGTGGTCGGCGAGGACGGCGGCGGCCTCCTCGGCGGGTCGGAGTATCTGGCCCAGACGGGCGGGAGCGACCGCTTCCCGGCGCTTCCCGAGAACCCCCGTGAGGTCGTGGCGGCACTGGCCGAGGTGGCCGACTTCGACTCGACCGCGGCGGTCCACGACGTGAGCCACGGCGGTCTGGCGGTCGCACTCGCTGAGATGGTGACCGAGGAAGCGGGCGCGTCGGTCGAACTCGACTCGCCGGAAGCCCTGTTCGCCGAGACGCCCGGCAGAGCCGTCGTAGAGACCGACGACCCCGAAGCAGTTCGGGACGCGTTCGAGGGCGTCGCTCCCGTTTCGGAACTCGGCGAAGCGGACGATTCGGGCACGCTGGGCCTCGAAGTCGGCGACGACACGCTGGCCTACGACGCCGACGAGATTGCGGAGCTTCGGGATGTGCTTGCGCGCGAGCTAGACTAA
- a CDS encoding cytochrome P450, whose protein sequence is MSRNQRPPGPSGLPLIGSMPKYGLNPFKYRKKWAEKYGDLVYVDGGVGRDGYILGSPELFEQVLVEDDSKYQRPREYREVFREGIGASEGEFWQQQRDMIQPAFYPQRIKAYAEQMQTATEDLVEGWSDGETRDIEKQMKDLTLDVFARTAFGIENVGDYPAIRDACNAIGAKTSASNQVFPGWFPTPANRQFDRAQKRLDETLDQIIQSGADDDTLLSVMIDAEADDGHQMSTETLRNEMITLLFAGHETTALVLTYAFHLLSRNEDKRQKFFDEIDEVIDDDGLSPANVQGLDYTNKVIKEVLRLRAPGHTIFREPSEPVNINGYEVTEGSVLFLPVWLIHHSEEYYDDPMTFRPERWDGTLEQDLPKYAYIPFGAGPHRCVGERFAKMELRIMLPTIAQQFKLDYVGENPLEFKDGLAAQPKNEMLMDITAR, encoded by the coding sequence GTGAGCAGAAATCAACGACCTCCAGGACCGTCCGGACTGCCGCTGATTGGTAGCATGCCTAAGTATGGACTGAATCCGTTCAAATACCGAAAAAAGTGGGCCGAAAAATACGGAGACCTCGTCTACGTGGACGGCGGAGTGGGGCGAGACGGCTACATACTCGGAAGTCCGGAACTGTTCGAGCAGGTGCTCGTCGAAGACGACTCGAAATACCAGCGTCCAAGAGAGTACCGCGAAGTGTTCCGCGAAGGTATCGGTGCGAGCGAGGGTGAGTTTTGGCAACAACAACGGGACATGATTCAACCAGCGTTCTATCCCCAACGCATCAAGGCGTACGCCGAGCAGATGCAGACTGCTACGGAGGACCTCGTCGAGGGATGGAGCGACGGTGAAACTCGGGACATCGAGAAACAGATGAAGGACCTCACGCTCGATGTCTTCGCCCGAACGGCGTTCGGAATCGAGAACGTGGGCGACTACCCTGCGATTCGAGACGCCTGTAACGCGATTGGAGCGAAGACCTCTGCGAGTAACCAAGTCTTCCCGGGTTGGTTCCCGACTCCCGCTAACCGTCAATTCGACCGGGCCCAAAAGCGGCTAGACGAGACCTTAGACCAAATCATCCAATCGGGTGCGGACGACGACACGCTTCTCTCGGTCATGATCGACGCAGAGGCCGACGACGGACACCAGATGTCGACCGAAACACTCCGCAACGAGATGATTACGTTGCTGTTCGCTGGACACGAGACCACCGCTCTCGTCCTCACTTACGCGTTCCATCTCCTATCGAGAAACGAGGACAAGCGACAGAAGTTCTTCGACGAAATCGACGAAGTAATCGATGACGACGGACTGTCGCCAGCCAACGTCCAAGGCCTCGATTACACGAACAAGGTCATCAAGGAGGTTCTCCGCCTCCGAGCGCCCGGTCACACGATCTTCAGAGAACCCAGTGAACCAGTCAATATCAATGGGTACGAAGTCACCGAAGGGTCGGTACTCTTTCTCCCGGTCTGGCTGATTCATCACAGCGAGGAGTACTACGACGACCCCATGACTTTCCGTCCGGAACGGTGGGATGGGACCCTCGAACAGGACCTACCGAAGTACGCTTACATCCCGTTCGGTGCGGGACCCCACCGATGTGTCGGCGAGCGGTTCGCAAAGATGGAACTCCGAATCATGCTCCCGACGATAGCTCAGCAGTTCAAACTCGATTACGTCGGCGAGAATCCGCTTGAGTTCAAGGACGGACTAGCCGCACAACCGAAGAACGAGATGTTGATGGATATTACTGCACGCTGA
- a CDS encoding NUDIX hydrolase gives MSSGASSETELSSETVTYVEKACAYITRNGSELLVFEGPEHDGLQVPKGTIEAGEEPRAAVLREIAEESGLGAVGEVKHLTTDVWTRRRSPPKRYVRHFFHAPVHEPRDEWTHTVTGEGSENGLEFDFSWVELPAHSEFALALDDYTQLLA, from the coding sequence ATGTCCTCGGGAGCCTCCTCGGAAACCGAACTGTCGTCGGAAACGGTCACCTACGTCGAAAAGGCCTGTGCGTACATCACTCGCAACGGGAGCGAACTGCTGGTGTTCGAGGGACCGGAACACGATGGCTTGCAGGTGCCGAAAGGAACCATCGAGGCCGGCGAGGAGCCTCGCGCCGCGGTCCTCCGGGAAATCGCCGAGGAGAGCGGTCTCGGCGCGGTCGGCGAGGTCAAGCACTTGACGACCGACGTGTGGACTCGCCGCCGGTCGCCGCCCAAGCGGTACGTCCGGCACTTCTTCCACGCCCCGGTCCACGAACCCCGCGACGAGTGGACTCACACCGTCACCGGCGAGGGGAGCGAGAACGGCCTCGAATTCGACTTCTCGTGGGTCGAACTCCCGGCGCACTCCGAGTTCGCGCTGGCGCTGGACGACTACACGCAACTGCTGGCGTGA
- a CDS encoding DUF7550 family protein → MDDHADHTDHGHDVEGLHRVTSPMQDFSMSQVGIGFAVLAVGLAVAFALPLVAA, encoded by the coding sequence ATGGACGACCACGCAGACCACACCGACCACGGCCACGACGTAGAGGGACTACACCGAGTCACGTCGCCGATGCAGGACTTCTCGATGTCGCAGGTCGGCATCGGCTTCGCCGTCCTCGCTGTCGGCCTCGCCGTCGCGTTCGCGCTCCCGCTCGTCGCGGCCTGA